The Polyangium mundeleinium genome contains the following window.
GAGCCCTTCGCGGTTTGGCTGGACGACCCGCGGGATCTTCCAGAGCGGGCTCGCGATCGGCTTCGACGCGAGGTGACCGAGCGTCTTTGGATCGAGCCTGGGATCCCCGCGCAGATCGAAGATCACGCCCTTCGCCTTTGCCAGCGTGGGCAGGGCCGCGTCGAATTGCGTCGGCGTCGCCCGTTCGAGATCCACGTACGAGACCCCCGGCGCGACCTCGGCGACAGGCTCCGGCCTCGTCTCCTCGGGCAATCGTTCCTCCGCGCCGAGCGAGCGCACGAGACGCACGGTCACGGGCTCACCGGTCTCGTGCTTCAGCCGCACCGTGGCGGCCTCGTCCTTCTTCCCCGCGCGCAGCGACGCCGTCGCGACGCGCCTCCTCCACCCCGGCGTCGCGGCCGACGTCCGCGGCTCGAACACCGCCATCCATGCGTCGACCGGCTTGTTGTCGATCGCGAGCACGATATCCCCCGGACGAACCTCGGCGCCCGCGCTCGGGTGCACGTGCGTCACGACGAGCTGACCTTCGACCCAGGTGAAATGCAGCGGCAAAAACCCCCGCGTCGACGCTTCGGGAATCGGCGGCCCCGCGGGCTGCTTCAGCATCCGCGTCACGCTTCCCTGCCCGTCGTGGAGCTGCGCGATCATGCGCTCCATCACCGCCACCATGGCCTGCTCGTCGAGGGCCGTGGCTGCTTCGGACAAACTCCTCCGCAGGAGGGCGGACCCGTTCGTCTCCACGACGTCGAAGTAGGGATGAAAATGGTACAGGACGCCCCACGCCATGACGACGTCGGCGAGGCGTGTTTCCCGCTCCATCAGCGAATACACGAGCGTCGGGGGAATGCCGCCCGGCAGCGGCTCGGCCGGGGCGGCGCTTCCATGTGGCAACGTCCCGCGCTCGTCGGCATAAAGCGTGCGCGGCATCTTGCACGAGACCCCCCCACCAAGCTCGGCCTCGTAGACATCACGCGGGAGCGCGAGCCTCGGGAAAGGCGAATCCGCGTCGCTCATGCGAAAGCTTTTGTAGACCGGCGTTCCCATCCGCAGATCGACCCCGGCGTGCCGCCACTCGACGATCTTCAGCTTCGCGCCGTCCTTCGGGGGCAAGATCGCCTCGGGCAGGTCTTGCCGAAGGCCGGTCGGGAACACGCGGAGCGTCGGCGCCGCGGGGGCGAAGATGTCCCCGAGGATCTGCGCGAGCTCCTCGGCGGACGTGGCCCCTTCGACGCGCTTCGCGCCGTCCACGGCGATCGCGTTCCAATCGGCCCGAACGACCTCGTCGCTCGGGTGGAAGAAACGCACGGCCTTGTAGAGCTGCGCGAATGCGACGACGTTCTCGAGCGCGCGGCCTTCGAGCGCACGGGAAGGATCGACCCGCGGCGCCGCCCCGGGCAGAGGGATCGGGGAGAAAGGCAGCGGCGCGGGCATGGGCTCCGGCGGCGGGACGTTGCCACAGGCGAGGAGCACCCAAGGGAGCATGAGGCGGGCAGCAACGGACGCGCGCAAAAAAGCCCTCCGGGCCACGAGATCGAGCGTCCGGATCTTGCCCAAGCGCGCCTCGTTCGCCAAGAAGAAGTGTCAGAAACCAGGGGCAGCCGCCGTTGTCCGGAAAGGCAGGAGCCCACCATGAAGATCGAGCGGATCGAGCTCTACTACGTCAAGATCCCGCTCTCCGGCGACCGGCCGGGGTTCTTCGACGATCGGGTCGTCTTCGAGCCGAACTGGATCCCCGGCTACCACCAGATCGACCTGCGCTTGTACCTCCTGCGCCTCGTGACCGACGCGGGAATCGACGGCGTCGCGGCGATCCCCGCGATGGGCCGCGAGCGCGAGTCGCTCGGCGCCTTGCTCGGCGCCTACCTGCTCGGATTGAACCCGCTCGACATGCGGCTCGTGAACCAGCGCATCGAGGAGTTCTCGATCCTCGGCATGCGCAATGGATGGATCGACGCGGCGTTCTGGGATCTCGTCGGCAAGGTTCGTCGTGAACCGTTATGGAAGGTCCTCGGCGGCGAGGGCGGCTTCGCCGTCCCGTATGCCTCGCTCGGATCGAACCACGACCACGACCCGCGCGTCGTGGCCGATCTCGTCACGGAGCGCCGCAACGAGGGGTTTGCCGGCGTCAAGATCCGCGTAAAGAGCGACGAGCTCGCGCGGATGGTCGACGTCGTCGCGGCCGCGCGGGAGGCGGCGGGGGATTCGATGGAGCTCATGGTCGACGCCAATCTCGGCTGGCCCACGGAGCTCCTCGAAAAAAGCCCGCGCTGGGACGAGGATTTCGCAGCGCGCTTCGCCGAGGCGATCACGCCGTATCGGCCGTCGTGGCTCGAAGAGCCGCTCCACCGGGCCGATCACGAGGGGCTCGCGCGGCTCCGCAAGCGCTCGACGATCCCGATCGCGGGCGGCGAGATCACGCCCTCGTGGCGCGAATTCCGGTCGATGCTCGACGCGGGGAGCCTCGACATCTACCAGCCCGACGCGGTGCTCGCGGGCGGCACGTATGCGGGCGGCGTGAGCGTCGTCCGCTGGCTCGTGCGCGAGATCCGGCGGCGCAACGCCGCGCGCGGCCCGGAGACCCGGCCGCTCCGATACTCGCCGCATACGTGGACGAACGGCCTCGGCTTCGCGGTGAACCTCCACCTCTTCGGCCTGCTCCCGCAGGAGGAGCGAGGCCTCCTCGAGCTGCCTCACGACCTCCACTGGCAGATGCCGCAATGGGCAAGGTTCCTCCGCAATGGCTTTTCGCGGGACGCCGAGGGCCGCATCCGGATCCCGGACGAGCCGGGGCTCGGCGTGGAGATCGACTGGGATGTGATCGCGCGCTTCGGCAAGCGGATCGACGTGGTCACGAAAGCGAGCCTCGCGGCCTGGACCGTGCTTGATCACGGCTGGCGCGAGGCGGTGTATCTGCGCAACAAGAAACGCGAGGTCGAGGACCGCAGCGCGCTCGCCGAGTTCGAGCTTCCCGAGCCGCCCTTCTGAGGTAGCATCGCGCGCGGAGGTCTTCATGAGACGTTTGCTCTTGGCTTCGATTCCCGCGCTTTCCCTCACCGTGCTCGCTGCCTGCGACAGCGGCGAGACCTCGAATACGTCGGCAAACACGGGCGGCGGAGGCGCGGGCGCCACCGGCGGCATGGGCGGCACGGGCGCCACCGGCGGCATGGGCAGCACCGGCGGGCCCGGGGGCACGGGCGGTATCGGTGGGTCGGGCGGCGACGGTGGAATGGTTGGCTCTGGCGGTTCCGGCGGCATCGGTGGGTCCGGCGGCTCCGGTGGAATCGGCGGTTCCGGCGGCGCCGGCGGCGCCGGGGGAATCGGCGGTTCCGGCGGGATGGGCGGCTCCGGTGGCTCCGGCGGCGACGGCGGCAGTGGTGGCGGAATGCCCCCGGTCAAGCCGCCCGTGAGCCCCTACATCGTCGTCGATCAATTCGGATACTTGCCGGCTGGGCAGAAAGTTGCGGTCATCCGGGATCCTCAGAATGGATTCGACGCCGCGGAGTCGTTCTCTCCTGGGGGCACGTACGCGCTCGTGAACGCGCAGACGGGCGCGCAGGTCCTCACGGGCGCCCCGGCGGCGTGGAAGAATGGAATGGTCGACGCCTCCTCGGGCGATCGGGCCTGGCATTTCGATTTCTCGTCCGTGCAGACCACGGGCACCTATTACGTGCACGACACGGGCAACGACCGGCGCTCCCACGAGTTCCGGATCGCGACGAACGTCTACCGGGACGTGCTGAAGGCCGCGGTGCGCACGTTCTTCTACCAGCGCGCGGGGGTCGCGAAGTCGGCAGCGCACGCGGGCGCGGGCTGGGCCGACGGCGCGAGCCACGTGGGCCCGGGGCAAGACAAGAACGCCCGGCGTTACAATGCGCCGAACGACGCGTCGACGGAGCGGGATCTCTCCGGCGGCTGGTACGACGCGGGCGATTACAACAAGTACACGAACTGGCACGCGCGGTACGTGACGAGCCTGCTCATGGCCTACGACGAGTCGAAGGCCGCGTTCACCGACGATTACGGCATCCCCGAGTCGGGCAACGGCGTCCCCGACGTCGTGGACGAGGCGAAGTTCGGCATGGACTGGCTCATCAAGATGCAAAACGCGAACGGCTCCGTGCTGAGCATCGTGGGCCTCGCGCACGCGAGCCCGCCCTCCGCGGCGACGGGCCCGAGCCGGTATGGCACGGCGAGCACCTCGGCCACGCTGAGCGCTGCCGCGGCCTTCGCGTATGGCTCGATCGTCTTCCGCTCGCTCGGCGGCGCATTCACGGCGTACGCCGACGACCTCGTCGCGCGGGCCGAGAATGCTTGGACCTGGGCGAACGCGAACCCGAACGTCACCTTCAACAACAACGACAGCGCGAACGGCTCGCAGGGCCTCGGCGCGGGCCAGCAGGAGACGGACGATTACGGCCGGCTCTCCCGGAAGGTCGAAGCCGCCGCGTATCTCTTCCACGCGACGAACAAGGCGACCTACCGCCAGTTCTTCGATTCGAACTACGCGCAGATCCACCTGCTCCAGTGGAACTTCGCCTACCCGTTCGAGGCCGAGCAGCAGGACGCGCTGCTGTATTACACGAAGGTGCAGGGCGCCACGCAGTCCGTCGTGACGGCCATCCGGAACGCCTACAACGGCGCGATGAACGGGAACGAAAACTTCGGGGCGATCAACGGCGAGTCCGATCCGTACCGCGCGTACCTGAAGGATTACGTGTGGGGGAGCAACGGGACGAAGTCGCACCAGGGCAACATGTACCAGGACATCATCGTCTACGGGCTCGACCCGGCGAAAAACACGGCCGCGGAGCGGGCCGCGGCGCGCTACATCCATTACATCCACGGAACGAACCCGCTCGGGCTCGTGTACCTCTCGAACATGGCCGCCGTCGGCGCGGAGAACAGCGCGAACGAGTTCTACCACGCGTGGTTCGAGAATGGGAACGCGCAATGGGATCGCGTGGGCATGTCGACGTACGGGCCGGCCCCGGGCTTTTTGACGGGCGGCCCGAACCCGAGCTACGACTGGGATGGGTGCTGCCCGAACAACTGCGGCAGCGCGCAGAACAACGCCGTCTGCACCTCGGAGACGGTCACGCCGCCGAAGGGACAACCGGCGCAGAAGTCGTACAAGGACTTCAACACGAGCTGGCCGCTGAACTCGTGGTCCGTCACCGAGAACTCGAACGGCTACCAGGTGGCGTACATCCGGCTGCTCTCGAAGTTCGTGAAGTAATCCGCAGAAACACCTCTTGACGTTTCCCGCCCCCCGCGCGACGACGATCGCCGCACATGCGATCCGTCACCGAATACCTCTGGTTCGAGACCAAGCAAAGGCGCGAGCTCGTCAACATCACCGATCGCGTCGAGACGATCGTCTCCGGCAGCGGCATCGCCGAGGGCATGGTCCTCGTCAGCGCGATGCACATCACGGCAGGCGTCTTCGTGAACGACCACGAGCCCGGGCTCTGGGAGGACATCTGGTCGTGGCTGCAAACGCTCGCCCCGGCCGGCCCCGATTACAAGCACCACCGGACCGGCGAGGACAACGGCGACGCGCACCTCAAGTCGATCCTCGTCCACCACCAGGTGATCGTCCCCATCACGAAAGGCAAACTCGACCTCGGCCCCTGGCAGCAAATCTTTTACGCCGAGTTCGACGGCCAGCGGCGCAAGCGCCTGGTGGTCAAGGCCATGGGGGAATGACGTGACTGACGTGACCCAGGGGACGAGGCGCCTCTTCATCGCCGTCGACCCCGGCGAGGCCTGCCACGCGCGCATCGCCACAGCCGTGGACCGGGCGCGCACGCACGCCCCGCGGGCGCGCTGGGTGCGGACCGAGGGCATCCACGTGACGCTCGTCTTCCTCGGCGCGGTGGCCGAAGCGCTCGTCCCCGCGGTCGTGGCGACGATGGAAGACGTCGCGGTCCGGCACGCGCCGTTCACGCTGCGATTCGAGGGCGCCGGGTGTTTCGGCGGGCGAAAGCCGCGGGTTTTGTGGATCCCCGTCGCGGGGGACGTGCCGGCGCTCGGGCTCGTGCAAAAGGAGCTCTCGGAGGGGCTCACGGAGGTCGGGTACGTGCCCGAGGAACGGCTCTTTTCGCCGCACCTCACCCTGGCCCGCGCCGGCTTCGGCGGCACGGACGCGGGGCTCTGGGCAGCGGCGCGCTCGCTCGCGGCCGAATCCTTCGGCGAGGTGGAGGTGCGGGAGATCGTGCTTTACGAGAGCGTGCTTTCGGCGGCCGGCGCGCATTACAAGGCCGTCGCGCGATTGCTCCTCGGCGGGGTGCCTGCGCCGCTCCATTGACCTCGTCCGCCACGAGGACAGGTTGCAGGGAGAGAGGGCCAGCGCTGCTGCTGGTGGCACGCCACCATGACGGATCGGAAAAACGACCCGCCGTCGTTGAAATCGGAAAAATCCCCTTGGGACATTCTGTACCGTTACGGCGTCGCCATCGCCGTGACCGCGGGAACCGTGGCGCTCTGCATGAGCTTGCAGGCCGTCATCGACACGCCTGCGCTCCTGCTCCTGCTCATCCTCGCGGTGACCGCCGCCGCGCACGGCGGCTTTGGCCCCGGGCTCGTCGCGACGGGGATGGCAGCCCTCGCCGGCATGGTTCTCCTCAGGCCGCTCGAAGGCCTCGCCGTCGCTTTGTTCGTCGCGGTCGGCCTCGTGCTTTGCACCCTCGGTGAATGCATCCACCGTTCCTTCGCGGCGAGCCGCCGCGGGAACGCCGTCCTCGAGCGTCGGATCCTCGAACGCACGGCCGAGCTCGAATCCCTGTTCTTGCACGCGCCGGTGGGCTTCGCCTTTTTTGATCGGGAGGGTCGGTTTCTCCGCGTCAACGAGTGGCTCGCCGCGATCAATGGCCTGCCCGTCGAGGCCCACCTCGGCCGCCCCCCGCACGAGGTCCTGCCCCACATCACCGTCACCACGGCGCTGCACGATGTCTTTCGGACGGGCGAGCCGATCGCGCACCTGGAAATCAGCGGCGAGACCCCGGCCCGGCCTGGCGAAACCAGGCATTGGCTGGACGCGATTTTCCCGGTGCATGGGCCCGAGGGGACGGTCGCCTCGGTCGGCGCCGTCATCCTGGAGGTCACCGAAATGAAGCGGGCCACCGAGCAGGCGCGGGCGCGGGCGCGCCAGCAGGCGGCCGTGGCCGCGCTCGGGCACATGGCGCTCGTGGAGAGGGACGTCCAGCGCGTCATGAATCGCGCCGCCGAGCTCGTCGCCGAGACGCTCGAAATCGACCTGTGTGAGGTCCTGGAATTGTTGCCCGGGGGAAAACGCCTCCTGCTCCGCGCCGGCGTCGGGTGGGCGACGGGCCTCGTCGGGCACGCCACGGTGGGGACCGACGATCGCTCCCAGGCAGGCTATACGCTGCGATCAAACGGGCCCGTGGTCGTGGAGGACCTCCGGACCGAGCCGCGCTTCCACGGGCCTCCGCTCTTGCACGATCACGGCGTCCTCAGCGGGATGAGCGTGACGATCGCCGGCGAGCCAGATCGACCTTATGGCGTGCTCGGCGCGTTCACGCGGCGAAAGCGGATCTTCACCCGCGACGACATCACCTTCCTCGAATCCATCGCGATCCTCCTGGCGGCCTCGCTGCGGCAGGGGCAGGTCGAGCGGGCGCTGCGCGAGGGCGAGGAGCGGTATCGCCTGCTCGTCGAGGGCGTGCGTGATTACGCGATTTACATGCTCGACCCCGAAGGTCGCGTGGAGAGCTGGAATGCCGGTGCGGAGCGGCTCAAGGGATACACGGCCGAGGAGGTCATCGGCCAGCATTTCTCCCAGTTCTACCCCGCCGAGGACGTCGCCCAGGGCAAACCGGAGCGTTCGCTCATCCTGGCGGCGAGGCACGGGCGTTTCGAGGAGGAGGGATTTCACGTTCGCAAGGACGGCACGCGTTTCTGGGCGAACGTCGTGCTGACGGCCCTGCGGGACGAGACCGGCGCCCTCCGCGGATTCTCCAACATGACGCGCGACGTGACCGAACGAAAGCAGGCCGTCGAGGCGGCGCGGAACGCCGCGGCGCGCCTCCGGGCCATCGTGGAGACCGCCGTCGACGGGATCATCACCATCGACGACCGCGGCACGATCGAGTCCACGAATCCCGCATCCGAACGAATGCTCGGTTATGGCGCGGACGAGCTCGTCGGCCGGAACATCAAGACGATCATGCCCGAGCCGTACCGGAGCGGGCACGACACCTACCTTGCGAATTACCTGCGCACGGGCGTACGAAAGGTCATCGGCATCGGGCGCAAGGTGCGCGGGCGGCGCAAGGACGGCTCGGAGTTCCCCCTGGAGCTGGCCGTCAGCGAGTTTTTCGTGGGCGAGCGGAGGCTCTTCGCGGGCGTCATCCGCGACATCACCGAGCGGGAGGCGGCGGAGGCGGAGCACGAATGGCTGCTCGGCAGCGAGCGGGCTGCGCGAAGCGAGGCCGAGCGGGCCAACCGGATGAAGGACGAGTTTTTGGCCACGATGTCGCACGAGCTCCGGACGCCGCTGACCCCCATCCTCGGCTGGATCGAGCTCCTCCGCACCTCGCAGCAGGCGCCGCAGAACCTGGAAAAGGGTTTGTCGGTCATCGAGCGCAACGCACGCCTGCAATTGCAGCTCATCTCGGACCTGCTCGACGTGAGCCGGATCGTCTCCGGAAAACTTCGCCTCAACGTGCAGCGCGTCGATCTGCCGAAGGTGATCGACTCGGCCATCGAGTCCGTTCGTCACGCCGCCGAGGTGAAGGGCATCGCGATTCAAGCCACGTACGAGCCGATGGACACGACCGTAATGGGCGACCCGGATCGCCTGCAGCAGATCGTGTGGAACCTCGTCGCGAACGCGATCAAATTCACGCCCAAGAAGGGCCGCGTGGAGATCCGACTTTCCCGGACGAACGCCTATTTCCGGCTCGCGGTCACGGATACGGGACAGGGGATCGCGCTGGAGTTTCTCCCGCTCCTCTTCGATCGTTTCCGCCAGGCCGATTCGTCCACGTCACGCCGCCATGGCGGGCTCGGCCTCGGGCTTTCCATCGTCAAGCATCTGGTCGAGCTTCACGGCGGGTGCGTGCACGCGGAGAGCGCGGGGCTCGGAAAAGGCGCGACGTTCGTGGTCGACCTCCCGACGATGCCCGCGATCGCCCACGGTCCCGAGAACGACACGCTCCCGCTGCTCTGGCCGAACCTCTCTCGCGCGCCCGTCGCCGACACGACGAGCCTCGAAGGCATTCGTGTCCTCGTCGTGGACGACGAGCCGGACGCGCGGGAGCTCGTCGAGCGATTGCTGGAGGATCGCCGGGCGAAGGTCATCACGGCGGCCTCGGCATTCGAGGCCCTCGATCTGCTGAACAACCCGGAGAACGAGCCGGACGTCATGGTGAGCGATCTCGGGATGCCCGGAATGGACGGATTCGCCCTCATTCGCGAGGTGCGCGCGCGCGGCACCACGGGGCTCGGCGACCTGCCCGCCGTGGCGGTGACGGCCTTCGCGCGCCCCGAGGACAAGGCCCGATCCCTCGAAGCCGGCTACGACGCGCACGTGACGAAGCCGATCGATCCGCTCGGGTTCGTCGCGACCGTGGCGCAATTGACGAGGCGCAAACGGGCGGTGTCGTAACGCCGAGCGCCGTCGCTACGGCGCGGGTCTCATTGCGCCTTTCTCCGCCATGCATCGAGCGTGCGTATCCCGTCTCCCGTCCACCCTTCGATGAGGTCTGCCCATGCGTTGGCGGCATGCGGGCCGAGCTTTGCTTCGTATCGGTTGCCCGCTTCTCCTGCTGGGTAGGCCCATGCTTGGACGGCCTCCATCAACCCCACGACGACGAGATTCCGCGCTTCCCCGTCCCCGTGGACGAGCACGTGCTCCATCGCGTCGAACACGTCTTGCACCCATGGCGCTTTGCAACCGCTCGTGAATGCGTGCACGTGTGCTCGTCCCATGTCGGCGATGCCTGTGTAATCGAGCCAGGATTCGTGCTTGCGCTCCGATTCGAGCCTCTGGCGAAAGCGTGGCCATACGGCCGCAAAACAGGCGATCGCGCCTCGGGCGCCCTGGGGATGGGGATCGAGCGTGGGCCTTTTCGACCCGCGCGGCAGCTCCATCTCCACACGCTCTGCGAGAG
Protein-coding sequences here:
- the thpR gene encoding RNA 2',3'-cyclic phosphodiesterase; translation: MTDVTQGTRRLFIAVDPGEACHARIATAVDRARTHAPRARWVRTEGIHVTLVFLGAVAEALVPAVVATMEDVAVRHAPFTLRFEGAGCFGGRKPRVLWIPVAGDVPALGLVQKELSEGLTEVGYVPEERLFSPHLTLARAGFGGTDAGLWAAARSLAAESFGEVEVREIVLYESVLSAAGAHYKAVARLLLGGVPAPLH
- a CDS encoding glycoside hydrolase family 9 protein codes for the protein MRRLLLASIPALSLTVLAACDSGETSNTSANTGGGGAGATGGMGGTGATGGMGSTGGPGGTGGIGGSGGDGGMVGSGGSGGIGGSGGSGGIGGSGGAGGAGGIGGSGGMGGSGGSGGDGGSGGGMPPVKPPVSPYIVVDQFGYLPAGQKVAVIRDPQNGFDAAESFSPGGTYALVNAQTGAQVLTGAPAAWKNGMVDASSGDRAWHFDFSSVQTTGTYYVHDTGNDRRSHEFRIATNVYRDVLKAAVRTFFYQRAGVAKSAAHAGAGWADGASHVGPGQDKNARRYNAPNDASTERDLSGGWYDAGDYNKYTNWHARYVTSLLMAYDESKAAFTDDYGIPESGNGVPDVVDEAKFGMDWLIKMQNANGSVLSIVGLAHASPPSAATGPSRYGTASTSATLSAAAAFAYGSIVFRSLGGAFTAYADDLVARAENAWTWANANPNVTFNNNDSANGSQGLGAGQQETDDYGRLSRKVEAAAYLFHATNKATYRQFFDSNYAQIHLLQWNFAYPFEAEQQDALLYYTKVQGATQSVVTAIRNAYNGAMNGNENFGAINGESDPYRAYLKDYVWGSNGTKSHQGNMYQDIIVYGLDPAKNTAAERAAARYIHYIHGTNPLGLVYLSNMAAVGAENSANEFYHAWFENGNAQWDRVGMSTYGPAPGFLTGGPNPSYDWDGCCPNNCGSAQNNAVCTSETVTPPKGQPAQKSYKDFNTSWPLNSWSVTENSNGYQVAYIRLLSKFVK
- a CDS encoding PAS domain S-box protein; the protein is MTDRKNDPPSLKSEKSPWDILYRYGVAIAVTAGTVALCMSLQAVIDTPALLLLLILAVTAAAHGGFGPGLVATGMAALAGMVLLRPLEGLAVALFVAVGLVLCTLGECIHRSFAASRRGNAVLERRILERTAELESLFLHAPVGFAFFDREGRFLRVNEWLAAINGLPVEAHLGRPPHEVLPHITVTTALHDVFRTGEPIAHLEISGETPARPGETRHWLDAIFPVHGPEGTVASVGAVILEVTEMKRATEQARARARQQAAVAALGHMALVERDVQRVMNRAAELVAETLEIDLCEVLELLPGGKRLLLRAGVGWATGLVGHATVGTDDRSQAGYTLRSNGPVVVEDLRTEPRFHGPPLLHDHGVLSGMSVTIAGEPDRPYGVLGAFTRRKRIFTRDDITFLESIAILLAASLRQGQVERALREGEERYRLLVEGVRDYAIYMLDPEGRVESWNAGAERLKGYTAEEVIGQHFSQFYPAEDVAQGKPERSLILAARHGRFEEEGFHVRKDGTRFWANVVLTALRDETGALRGFSNMTRDVTERKQAVEAARNAAARLRAIVETAVDGIITIDDRGTIESTNPASERMLGYGADELVGRNIKTIMPEPYRSGHDTYLANYLRTGVRKVIGIGRKVRGRRKDGSEFPLELAVSEFFVGERRLFAGVIRDITEREAAEAEHEWLLGSERAARSEAERANRMKDEFLATMSHELRTPLTPILGWIELLRTSQQAPQNLEKGLSVIERNARLQLQLISDLLDVSRIVSGKLRLNVQRVDLPKVIDSAIESVRHAAEVKGIAIQATYEPMDTTVMGDPDRLQQIVWNLVANAIKFTPKKGRVEIRLSRTNAYFRLAVTDTGQGIALEFLPLLFDRFRQADSSTSRRHGGLGLGLSIVKHLVELHGGCVHAESAGLGKGATFVVDLPTMPAIAHGPENDTLPLLWPNLSRAPVADTTSLEGIRVLVVDDEPDARELVERLLEDRRAKVITAASAFEALDLLNNPENEPDVMVSDLGMPGMDGFALIREVRARGTTGLGDLPAVAVTAFARPEDKARSLEAGYDAHVTKPIDPLGFVATVAQLTRRKRAVS
- a CDS encoding DUF7674 family protein codes for the protein MDLSSFLATTTFPPSGPLPPHDDADVSFLVRRAQGAPGEPVWPGLFPRPPAKLARLLLSSRGYFPAASVLAAAQNAYPTDTPRAARAKRVYDAHDAFACALVHPGLGPTVRAALVEATIGAEAPERGWRSRRKSFAIFRWAAKHEHLDRSLLSAPLAERVEMELPRGSKRPTLDPHPQGARGAIACFAAVWPRFRQRLESERKHESWLDYTGIADMGRAHVHAFTSGCKAPWVQDVFDAMEHVLVHGDGEARNLVVVGLMEAVQAWAYPAGEAGNRYEAKLGPHAANAWADLIEGWTGDGIRTLDAWRRKAQ
- a CDS encoding mandelate racemase/muconate lactonizing enzyme family protein; protein product: MKIERIELYYVKIPLSGDRPGFFDDRVVFEPNWIPGYHQIDLRLYLLRLVTDAGIDGVAAIPAMGRERESLGALLGAYLLGLNPLDMRLVNQRIEEFSILGMRNGWIDAAFWDLVGKVRREPLWKVLGGEGGFAVPYASLGSNHDHDPRVVADLVTERRNEGFAGVKIRVKSDELARMVDVVAAAREAAGDSMELMVDANLGWPTELLEKSPRWDEDFAARFAEAITPYRPSWLEEPLHRADHEGLARLRKRSTIPIAGGEITPSWREFRSMLDAGSLDIYQPDAVLAGGTYAGGVSVVRWLVREIRRRNAARGPETRPLRYSPHTWTNGLGFAVNLHLFGLLPQEERGLLELPHDLHWQMPQWARFLRNGFSRDAEGRIRIPDEPGLGVEIDWDVIARFGKRIDVVTKASLAAWTVLDHGWREAVYLRNKKREVEDRSALAEFELPEPPF
- a CDS encoding secondary thiamine-phosphate synthase enzyme YjbQ, with the protein product MRSVTEYLWFETKQRRELVNITDRVETIVSGSGIAEGMVLVSAMHITAGVFVNDHEPGLWEDIWSWLQTLAPAGPDYKHHRTGEDNGDAHLKSILVHHQVIVPITKGKLDLGPWQQIFYAEFDGQRRKRLVVKAMGE
- a CDS encoding S41 family peptidase, encoding MGKIRTLDLVARRAFLRASVAARLMLPWVLLACGNVPPPEPMPAPLPFSPIPLPGAAPRVDPSRALEGRALENVVAFAQLYKAVRFFHPSDEVVRADWNAIAVDGAKRVEGATSAEELAQILGDIFAPAAPTLRVFPTGLRQDLPEAILPPKDGAKLKIVEWRHAGVDLRMGTPVYKSFRMSDADSPFPRLALPRDVYEAELGGGVSCKMPRTLYADERGTLPHGSAAPAEPLPGGIPPTLVYSLMERETRLADVVMAWGVLYHFHPYFDVVETNGSALLRRSLSEAATALDEQAMVAVMERMIAQLHDGQGSVTRMLKQPAGPPIPEASTRGFLPLHFTWVEGQLVVTHVHPSAGAEVRPGDIVLAIDNKPVDAWMAVFEPRTSAATPGWRRRVATASLRAGKKDEAATVRLKHETGEPVTVRLVRSLGAEERLPEETRPEPVAEVAPGVSYVDLERATPTQFDAALPTLAKAKGVIFDLRGDPRLDPKTLGHLASKPIASPLWKIPRVVQPNREGLMFEETRWYVEPEAPRFGGRIVFLTDERAVGQAETWLSMVERDKLGKIVGSSTAGTKGDINTFAVPGGLVITWTGMRVERYDGSRFHGVGVRPAVLATRTVKGVREGRDEVLEVGIGVVTGKVK